A genomic window from Pseudomonas marvdashtae includes:
- the prfB gene encoding peptide chain release factor 2 (programmed frameshift) — translation MEINPILNTIKDLSERSETIRGYLDYDQKHERLTEVNRELEDPNVWNNPSYAQELGRERSALAQIVETLDEMSSGLADCRDLLDMAVEENDEGAVGDVVAELTRLEEALAKLEFRRMFSGEMDMNNAYLDIQAGSGGTEAQDWANILLRMYLRWADKRGFDATIMELSAGEVAGIKGATVHIKGEYAFGWLRTEIGVHRLVRKSPFDSGNRRHTSFSAVFVSPEIDDNIEIEINPADLRIDTYRSSGAGGQHVNTTDSAVRITHVPTNTVVSCQNERSQHANKDTAMKMLRARLYEQEVQKRNAASQALEDTKSDIGWGHQIRSYVLDASRIKDLRTSIERSDCDKVLDGDIDEYLIASLKQGL, via the exons ATGGAAATCAACCCGATCCTGAACACCATCAAGGACCTGTCCGAGCGCTCCGAAACTATTCGGGGGTATCTT GACTACGATCAAAAGCATGAGCGCCTGACCGAAGTCAATCGCGAGCTTGAAGATCCGAATGTCTGGAACAACCCTTCCTACGCCCAGGAGCTGGGCCGCGAGCGCTCTGCGCTGGCGCAGATCGTCGAGACCCTGGACGAAATGTCCAGTGGCCTGGCCGATTGCCGCGACCTGCTGGACATGGCCGTCGAAGAGAATGACGAAGGTGCGGTCGGCGATGTCGTCGCCGAACTGACACGTCTCGAAGAGGCCCTGGCCAAGCTGGAATTCCGTCGCATGTTCAGCGGCGAAATGGACATGAACAACGCCTACCTGGACATCCAGGCCGGTTCCGGCGGCACCGAAGCCCAGGACTGGGCCAACATCCTGCTGCGCATGTACCTGCGCTGGGCTGACAAACGCGGTTTCGACGCCACCATCATGGAACTGTCCGCTGGTGAAGTCGCCGGGATCAAGGGCGCCACCGTGCACATCAAGGGCGAATACGCCTTTGGCTGGCTGCGTACAGAGATCGGCGTGCACCGCCTGGTGCGCAAGAGCCCGTTCGACTCCGGCAACCGTCGGCACACCTCGTTCTCGGCGGTATTCGTCTCGCCGGAAATCGATGACAACATCGAAATCGAGATCAACCCTGCCGACCTGCGCATCGACACCTACCGCTCCTCCGGTGCCGGTGGCCAGCACGTCAACACCACCGACTCGGCCGTACGGATTACCCACGTACCGACCAACACCGTGGTCAGTTGCCAGAACGAACGTTCCCAGCATGCGAACAAAGACACCGCGATGAAAATGCTGCGGGCCCGTTTGTACGAGCAGGAAGTGCAGAAGCGCAATGCCGCGTCCCAGGCGCTGGAAGACACCAAGTCGGACATCGGCTGGGGTCACCAGATCCGTTCGTACGTGCTCGACGCCTCGCGGATCAAGGACCTGCGCACCAGCATCGAACGCAGCGACTGTGACAAAGTGCTCGACGGCGACATCGACGAATACCTGATCGCCAGCCTCAAGCAAGGGCTGTAA